The following is a genomic window from Neofelis nebulosa isolate mNeoNeb1 chromosome 12, mNeoNeb1.pri, whole genome shotgun sequence.
AGGGAATGCCTGGATGGctgtcaattaagcatctgattcttgatctcagctcaggtcttgatctcagggttgtgagttcatgccctgtgttgggccccacaatgggcatgaagcctacttaaaaataaataaatataaaaaaataaaataaaaggaaacttcttGGGCAAGATGTAGCactgggaaaagacaagattCATTCAGCAGAGGATGAGCCCGTCAGCTCCTACAAATGCTAGATGCAATGAGGAAGaggaatgaggggaaaaaatccagCCCTGACAGACAAACAGAACTCCAGTGCTGTCACAGGACAATGGCCTCACAGTCAATCCAGGAGTGAAGTGACTATATCTTCTGTATGTTAAATGTCACACTCAGCTCCTGTTTCTGCTTTAAACCAGGGGTTACCTGGGCCATAAGACAGCCTTCCTGCCTAACAAGACTGCTGTACCTTAGGGACATTAGGGCTCCCTCCTGACACTGGCATTTCCCAAGGAGGCAATGAGACCAGCTCAGAAGAGCAACGAAAGCCACCTGAGAGAGAACTGCCACCTCTGCCTACCCCTCCCTTTTAAAACTAGTCACTGAAAGACAACGCCCCTGACAGATTAGAGCCTGGTGTTCCCTCCTCCTGAGACATCATTGtcaatataatttattctatAAGGCAACATGGAGGCCAAGAAGTGAGTCACTTGGCTTGCATGACCAGGGTTAGATCCTGTGACCAGTGGCTCTACTGGAATTTTATGTTCTTATATGATCTTCTAAAAATCAATggatgagggaaggaaaaaaaaattgatggatGGCCTATCATTCCTTAAAGACAGATGACCACACATCAGGCTTACACATCTTGTGGAGTGGAAATGTTTGACCCTTAATGCCCAAAGGAACACTAGATGAGCCCATCACCCATCACCCACAGGCCTTCCAAAGTTCATCTCACCTAATTCAGGGAAGAAAGGGGGCAACCTTATGATAGGTGTGGTATGtttctgtccatttatttttcttactgatgtACCCACAGCACCTAAACAAGACCTAGCACAGAATAAGTATTCAAAACCCATGCAGCAAATGAATGAATCTGAAATACCATGAGCAAAATTCAACCATATGGAGTCATAACCTAAAAAAGATGCTTCCCTTAACAGCCAAGGACTCTTTATATTACAATGGAGTGTGCCAAACATGAATCCTACCCTTGTCTCCCCTGCACCCACCCTGGGGAGAACAACAAAGAGTCTAGGGGTCTAGAATGTGCCTCATCTCCCTAAGTTACATCACAACTTGAGGCAGAGCTGAGGGCCAGCTTACAGGCCTTTAGTCCAATCCTCTCATCAGATGATGAAACTAAATTGCAGCGGCAGGGCTGACCTGCCCCCAGGGCACACATCCAGGCTGCTTGGCTCCCAGGTCAGCAAGAGATTTTTCTGAGAGCTCTGTGGTccagacagggaaggagggagaatgaGATGGCAAACCAGACGGCTGTGACAGAATACATCTTGCTGGGGCTACACGAGCACCCTAACCTAGAGATGGTCCTGTTTGTGCTCTGCCTGGGCATCTACTCCATGAATATGCTGGGGAACTCCCTCCTCATCGGGCTGAACGTGCTGGACCCCCGCCTGCACAGCCCCATGTACTTCTTTCTCAGCAACCTCTCCCTCATGGACATCTGTGGCACATCCTCCTTTGTGCCTCTCATGCTGACCAACTTCCTGGGAGCCCAAAGGACCATCTCCTTCCTTGGTTGTGCCCTGCAGATGTACCTGACCCTGGCGCTGGGCTCCACGGAGTGCCTGCTCCTGGCTGTGATGGCATATGACCGTTATGTGGCTATCTGCCAGCCGCTTAGGTACCCAGAGATCATGAGTAGGTGGACGTGCTTGTGGATGGCAGTGCTGAGCTGGGGGACAGGTTTTGCCATTTCACTGCTGCAGTCCCTTCTCACCTGGAGCCTCCCCTTCTGTGGCCACAATATCATCAATCACTTCTTCTGTGAGATCTTGGCAGTGCTGAAACTGTCCTGTGGGGACATCTCTCTCAATGCACTGCTATTGATCATGGCCACGGCTGTCCTGACGCTGGCCCCACTCCTCCTCATCTGCCTGTCCTACATTCTCATCCTTGCTGCCATCCTTAGGGTGCCCTCTGCCGCAGGCCGGTGCaaagccttctccacctgctctGCCCACCTCACAGTTGTGGTGGTTTTCTACGGGACCATCTCCTTCATGTACTTCAAGCCCAAGGCCGAGGACCCCAACCTGGGTAAGATTATTGCATTGTTCTATGGGGTCGTGACGCCCTCACTAAACCCCatcatctacagcctgaggaatGCAGAGGTGAAATCTGCTGTCCTAGCCCTGCTCTGGGGAGACCTGCTCTCCAGGAAATTGTCCCACCTTCCCTGTTGCTCTTCAACTGTGTCACGCAAGACAGCTAGGTCCGTCATGGTAATGACTTCAAATCACAGTGGCTGAAACCCACAGGGTTTGTTTCTCACTCTTGCAGCAGGTCATCAGCAGTAGACTGGGCGGGCGGGTCTGCTCTGACCATTGTTTTCATCCCTCAGGGTGTCAGGATGATGACGCAGCTACCACCTGGAACAGTGCTAGTCACCATGACAAAGCCTGGCTGGCTCTTCAAGCTTCACTTCCACTTTATCCACCAACACAAGCACATGCCATGGCTAACATCAAGGGGGAGGCGAAACACACTCGCCATGTGTCTGGAAGGAGCGGGAAGACTGAGAAATCTGTGAATAGCCTAACGGTTGCCACGCCATCCTACAGTCAACCC
Proteins encoded in this region:
- the LOC131490919 gene encoding olfactory receptor 13C7-like; the protein is MANQTAVTEYILLGLHEHPNLEMVLFVLCLGIYSMNMLGNSLLIGLNVLDPRLHSPMYFFLSNLSLMDICGTSSFVPLMLTNFLGAQRTISFLGCALQMYLTLALGSTECLLLAVMAYDRYVAICQPLRYPEIMSRWTCLWMAVLSWGTGFAISLLQSLLTWSLPFCGHNIINHFFCEILAVLKLSCGDISLNALLLIMATAVLTLAPLLLICLSYILILAAILRVPSAAGRCKAFSTCSAHLTVVVVFYGTISFMYFKPKAEDPNLGKIIALFYGVVTPSLNPIIYSLRNAEVKSAVLALLWGDLLSRKLSHLPCCSSTVSRKTARSVMVMTSNHSG